One Bombus huntii isolate Logan2020A chromosome 12, iyBomHunt1.1, whole genome shotgun sequence DNA segment encodes these proteins:
- the LOC126872057 gene encoding protein FAM50 homolog gives MAHYKGAASEAGRAMQLMKKREIAQQEIELRKKKIEDDLKIHNIENKFATHYNAVEQQLKTSTIGLVTLNEMKAKQENIVKERERKLAQKEREKEQEKERALAAKQAEKNKQKKQIQALSFNLDEDEVELSEEEVESKAETLKDNDIGPVIKKIKKNPDVDTSFLPDREREEEENRLREELRQEWARKQNALKEEEIEITFSYWDGSGHRRSVIMKKGNSIYQLLQRCLEVLRREFSELKTVMADQLMYVKEDLILPHHYTFYDFIVTKARGKSGPLFTFDVHDDIRVMHDASVETEESHAGKVLLRSWYERNKHIFPASRWEPFDPTKSYDKYTISDKNRKKDKI, from the exons ATGGCACACTATAAAGGAGCAGCCAGCGAAGCTGGCCGAGCAATGCAATTgatgaaaaaaagagaaattgcTCAACAAGAAATAGAattaaggaaaaagaaaatagaagatGACCTAAAGATTCAtaacatagaaaataaatttgcaacTCATTACAATGCAGTTGAACAACAGTTGAAAACCTCTACTATTGGTTTAGTCACcttaaatgaaatgaaagcaAAACAAGAGAATATTGTAAAGGAACGTGAAAGAAAATTAGCACAAAAGGAACGTGAAAAggaacaagaaaaagaaagagccCTAGCTGCAAAGCAAGCTGAAAAAAATAAGCAGAAGAAACAAATACAAGCTTTGTCGTTTAATTTAGATGAAGATGAAGTAGAACTTTCTGAAGAGGAGGTAGAATCAAAAGCAGAAACTTTAAAAGATAATGATATTGGAccagtaataaaaaaaataaagaaaaatccaGATGTAGATACAAGTTTTCTACCtgatagagaaagagaagaagaagagaacaGATTAAGGGAAGAATTAAGACAAGAGTGGgctagaaaacaaaatgcattaaaagaagaagagattGAAATTACTTTCAGTTATTGGGATGGTTCTGGACACAGAAGAAGTGTTATTATGAAAAAAG GTAATTCCATTTATCAACTTCTTCAGAGATGTTTAGAAGTTTTAAGACGTGAATTCAGTGAACTTAAAACAGTCATGGCTGATCAATTAATGTATGTCAAAGAAGATCTTATTTTGCCACATCATTAtacattttatgattttattgtAACAAAG GCAAGAGGAAAGAGTGGGCCTCTTTTTACATTTGATGTTCATGATGATATCCGTGTTATGCATGATGCTTCTGTTGAAACAGAAGAATCTCATGCTGGAAAAGTATTACTTAG ATCTTGgtatgaaagaaataaacataTATTTCCTGCCAGTCGATGGGAACCTTTTGACCCAACAAAAAGTTATGATAAATACACAATATCagataaaaataggaaaaaagataaaatttaa
- the LOC126872069 gene encoding myb-like protein V isoform X2 yields the protein MAEKVTKNQKLHEQSMKTAVQSQLAKIKKEEEEELWISGEELYTEGSSDEEEYEAQLRSRRKINSNQSSRASSANPSVERRGHSPVPSEIKSKSDHSMGARMDITENQFMLKFVSQYDKTSSKDSSRTPPIESPRSDRLPTTETSMSSVTKDFSELSTTEDQIENMEISWKANKELLHNNEELFRSEWDDDINISNIAAQDECIRKEILEVENLDNVIHVMNDKVKVNCLYCKIKHRSFF from the exons ATGGCTGAGAAAGTAACGAAGAATCAAAAATTGCATGAACAGTCAATGAAAACCGCAGTACAATCTCAACTCgccaaaataaaaaaggag gaagaagaagaattatGGATATCAGGGGAAGAATTGTATACGGAGGGTAGCAGTGACGAAGAAGAGTACGAAGCGCAATTACGATCGCGCCGCAAAATCAATAGCAATCAATCATCACGCGCCTCTTCGGCTAATCCTAGTGTCGAACGACGAGGTCATTCACCCGTTCCATCTGAAATCAAGTCGAAATCAGACCATTCTATGGGTGCTCGTATGGATATTACTGAAAATCAATTTATGCTGAAATTTGTATCGCAATATGACAAAACCTCGTCGAAAGATTCGAGTCGAACGCCGCCAATAGAATCTCCAAGATCCGATCGTCTTCCTACGACGGAAACATCTATGAGTTCAGTTACAAAAGATTTTTCTGAACTTTCAACCACGGAAGACCAAATAGAAAACATGGAAATTTCATGGAAAGCAAACAAAG AGTTGTTACATAACAATGAAGAATTGTTCAGAAGTGAATGGGATGATGacattaatatttcaaatattgcTGCGCAAGATGAATGTAtacgaaaagaaattttagaaGTGGAAAATcttgataacgttatacacgtAATGAACGATAAAGTAAAAGTAAATTGTTtgtattgtaaaataaaacacAGATCATTTTTTTAA
- the LOC126872069 gene encoding myb-like protein V isoform X1 — protein MAEKVTKNQKLHEQSMKTAVQSQLAKIKKEEEEELWISGEELYTEGSSDEEEYEAQLRSRRKINSNQSSRASSANPSVERRGHSPVPSEIKSKSDHSMGARMDITENQFMLKFVSQYDKTSSKDSSRTPPIESPRSDRLPTTETSMSSVTKDFSELSTTEDQIENMEISWKANKGTFVLPNSSDDIKKETNKC, from the exons ATGGCTGAGAAAGTAACGAAGAATCAAAAATTGCATGAACAGTCAATGAAAACCGCAGTACAATCTCAACTCgccaaaataaaaaaggag gaagaagaagaattatGGATATCAGGGGAAGAATTGTATACGGAGGGTAGCAGTGACGAAGAAGAGTACGAAGCGCAATTACGATCGCGCCGCAAAATCAATAGCAATCAATCATCACGCGCCTCTTCGGCTAATCCTAGTGTCGAACGACGAGGTCATTCACCCGTTCCATCTGAAATCAAGTCGAAATCAGACCATTCTATGGGTGCTCGTATGGATATTACTGAAAATCAATTTATGCTGAAATTTGTATCGCAATATGACAAAACCTCGTCGAAAGATTCGAGTCGAACGCCGCCAATAGAATCTCCAAGATCCGATCGTCTTCCTACGACGGAAACATCTATGAGTTCAGTTACAAAAGATTTTTCTGAACTTTCAACCACGGAAGACCAAATAGAAAACATGGAAATTTCATGGAAAGCAAACAAAGGTACTTTCGTCTTACCTAACTCTAGTGacgatataaaaaaagaaacaaacaaaTGCTGA
- the LOC126872062 gene encoding CDAN1-interacting nuclease 1, with protein MKLELYNDIVATIRKFRGLSKDCRDILKEKYSEIPIHTLYSILSLEVQHRMKINHNKLFGNNKNYYDTYIEAVQNGEPVGILLKMAKDIGAPPALLARNVLEKHCGKDESNVSRNEVSKLFKDTTLIQDKDLAYEVYLCILYDNLYGPISDAVGTSVGQEYELKLQNYLIERNLAFRNEKHLRSRGCDKTPDFKLEVPIAVNGFVINWIESKARFVNTEIHQKYIKEQFLSYWNRFGPGLVIYWFGFLDNLNEPNEKRFIIMDHFPEDITYMDPTCIKSTTL; from the exons ATGAAGCTTGAATTATACAACGATATAGTGGCAACAATTCGAAAATTTCGAGGTTTATCAAAGGATTGTAGGGATATTTTAAAAGAGAAGTATAGCGA gATTCCAATACATACATTATACAGTATATTATCTTTAGAAGTACAACACagaatgaaaattaatcaTAACAAGttatttggtaataataaaaactatTATGATAC ttacatagaagctgtacaaaatggAGAACCTGTTggaattttattgaaaatggCAAAGGATATTGGTGCACCACCTGCATTATTAGCCAGAAATGTTCTTGAAAAACATTGTGGAAAAGATGAATCTAATG TTTCCCGAAATGAAGTTAGTAAACTATTTAAGGATACTACCCTCATACAGGACAAAGATCTTGCATATGAAGTCTATTtg tgtatattatatgacAATTTGTATGGCCCTATATCAGATGCTGTGGGAAC tTCTGTAGGTCAGGAATATGAATTAAAGTTGCAAAACTACTTAATAGAACGAAATCTTGCATTTCGTAATGAGAAGCATTTAAGATCAAGGGGATGTGATAAAACTCCAGACTTCAAGCTTGAAGTACCAATTGCAGTAAATGGTTTTGTAATTAACTGGATAGAATCTAAGGCAAGATTTGTAAATACGGAAATACATCAGAAATATATCAAAGAACAATTTCTAAGCTACTGGAACAGATTTGGTCCAGGACTTGTAATTTATTGGTTTGGATTCTTAGACAATCTAAATGAACCTAACGAAAAAAGATTTATCATCATGGATCATTTCCCAGAAGATATTACATACATGGATCCTACTTGTATTAAATCTACAACTTTGTAA
- the LOC126872041 gene encoding uncharacterized protein LOC126872041 isoform X1, which yields MNKYKNSKKKCSVQQENCKTNNVQEGSLKQSMKVDIGNNSPQHSYDSRVCGYNTPIEKKDYVIYDVEDSPELYYRCSPTSISCTQDGGNEIAWDWQTSSTKNSCDKQTPSNSLIETPKRTKQLQKKRNSNSPLLQKPLKRKQMKMENIENIGKLTAELKALSEKMKSMQQNCDNHNIENEDNTNFETSSTLVIELESNSSDDMIMDCKPKMDFIAINSNNKNPASYADLFDDSVDDSMVKCSQEIEQKLNLGKDKKNEIIELSTINEKNELSSTPKKKTYCLITSNTSSECSKSFNISRTSLTSTNGHLKTYSNNSSKTNSTINVSTFNSKNIRNNVTNVSHGKQTLQDKSMSDFPDDSFDDCLATCIEDDKLLSRLSEYDFNPSNSGHNTNHSKKAFKLISNPIINKKMPSNFATKLVTPSKSKLFTDDLVDEVETITDKKVIQNSFPSKNSLENRKFFKTKCLSDLCSYQNKNASKVRSYSTSSVSTSSSIVKGQNPYKNNNIPSINGMENAHDINRLNEKEGGNCIVKYKSTSNLSSMKESQPVRCTPEEIERKRLEAKMRLEAKRKLRHTNRRSIGTISENPEEKSVKR from the exons atgaataaatataaaaattcaaaaaaaaaatgtagtgTACAAcaagaaaattgtaaaactaACAATGTACAAGaag GTTCACTTAAACAAAGTATGAAGGTTGATATAGGAAATAATTCGCCTCAACATTCTTATGATTCACGAGTTTGTGGTTATAATACACCAATTGAAAAAAAGGATTATGTAATATATGATGTAGAAGATTCTCCTGAATTATATTATCGGTGTAGTCCAACTTCAATATCTTGTACTCAAGATGGAGGTAATGAAATTGCTTGGGATTGGCAGACATCTAGTACTAAAAATTCTTGTGACAAACAAACACCATCAAACAGTCTCATTGAAACACCAAAAAGAACCAAACAGTTGCAAAAGAAACGGAACTCTAATTCTCCATTACTGCAAAAGCCACTTAAAAGGAAGCAgatgaaaatggaaaatatagaaaatattggaaaacTGACAGCAGAATTGAAAGCTTTAAGCGAAAAGATGAAAAGCATGCAACAAAATTGTGATAAtcataatattgaaaatgaaGATAATACAAACTTTGAAACTAGCAGTACGCTAGTAATAGAATTGGAGAGCAATAGTAGTGACGATATGATAATGGATTGTAAACCAAAAATGGATTTTATTGCTATTAATAGTAATAACAAAAACCCTGCAAGTTATGCAGATTTATTTGATGATTCAGTTGATGATTCAATGGTAAAATGTAGTCAAGAAattgaacaaaaattgaacttaggtaaagataaaaagaatgaaataataGAATTATCTACAATAAATGAGAAAAACGAATTGTCTTCTACACCTAAAAAGAAGACTTATTGTTTAATCACATCTAATACCTCTAGTGAATGCTCCAAAAGTTTTAATATCTCTAGAACTTCTTTAACTAGTACAAATGGTCATTTAAAAAcatattcaaataattcaaGTAAAACGAATTCTACCATAAATGTTTCAACATTTAATTCCAAGAATATCAGGAATAATGTTACAAATGTATCGCATGGAAAACAAACATTGCAAGATAAGAGTATGTCAGATTTTCCAGATGATTCCTTTGATGACTGTTTGGCAACTTGCATAGAAGATGATAAATTATTGTCTAGATTATCAGAATATGACTTTAATCCTTCAAATTCAGGCCATAATACAAATCACTCCAAAAAAGCATTCAAACTTATTTCTAAtccaataattaataaaaaaatgccAAGTAATTTTGCTACGAAATTAGTAACCCCTAGTAAAAGTAAGCTTTTTACAGATGATTTAGTAGACGAAGTTGAGACTATAACTGATAAAAAAGTaatacaaaattcttttcctagtaaaaattccttagaaaacagaaaattttttaaaacgaaaTGTTTATCAGATCTATGTTCTTATCAAAATAAAAACGCATCAAAAGTCCGTTCATATTCGACTTCATCAGTAAGTACTTCATCATCAATTGTAAAAGGTCAGAAcccatataaaaataataatattccaTCGATTAATGGTATGGAAAATGCGCATGATATTAACAGATTAAACGAAAAAGAAGGTGGCAATTGTATTGTTAAATACAAATCTACTAGCAATTTATCTAGCATGAAAGAGTCTCAGCCAGTACGATGTACTCCagaagaaatagaaagaaaacgGCTAGAGGCAAAGATGAGACTCGAGGCAAAGAGAAAATTACGACATACGAATAGGAGATCAATTGGTACTATATCAGAAAATCCAGAGGAAAAGTCTGTAAAAAGGTGA
- the LOC126872041 gene encoding WD repeat-containing protein 48 homolog isoform X2 has product MNKYKNSKKKCSVQQENCKTNNVQEGSLKQSMKVDIGNNSPQHSYDSRVCGYNTPIEKKDYVIYDVEDSPELYYRCSPTSISCTQDGGNEIAWDWQTSSTKNSCDKQTPSNSLIETPKRTKQLQKKRNSNSPLLQKPLKRKQMKMENIENIGKLTAELKALSEKMKSMQQNCDNHNIENEDNTNFETSSTLVIELESNSSDDMIMDCKPKMDFIAINSNNKNPASYADLFDDSVDDSMVKCSQEIEQKLNLGKDKKNEIIELSTINEKNELSSTPKKKTYCLITSNTSSECSKSFNISRTSLTSTNGHLKTYSNNSSKTNSTINVSTFNSKNIRNNVTNVSHGKQTLQDKSMSDFPDDSFDDCLATCIEDDKLLSRLSEYDFNPSNSGHNTNHSKKAFKLISNPIINKKMPSNFATKLVTPSKSKLFTDDLVDEVETITDKKVIQNSFPSKNSLENRKFFKTKCLSDLCSYQNKNASKVRSYSTSSIKRKRRWQLYC; this is encoded by the exons atgaataaatataaaaattcaaaaaaaaaatgtagtgTACAAcaagaaaattgtaaaactaACAATGTACAAGaag GTTCACTTAAACAAAGTATGAAGGTTGATATAGGAAATAATTCGCCTCAACATTCTTATGATTCACGAGTTTGTGGTTATAATACACCAATTGAAAAAAAGGATTATGTAATATATGATGTAGAAGATTCTCCTGAATTATATTATCGGTGTAGTCCAACTTCAATATCTTGTACTCAAGATGGAGGTAATGAAATTGCTTGGGATTGGCAGACATCTAGTACTAAAAATTCTTGTGACAAACAAACACCATCAAACAGTCTCATTGAAACACCAAAAAGAACCAAACAGTTGCAAAAGAAACGGAACTCTAATTCTCCATTACTGCAAAAGCCACTTAAAAGGAAGCAgatgaaaatggaaaatatagaaaatattggaaaacTGACAGCAGAATTGAAAGCTTTAAGCGAAAAGATGAAAAGCATGCAACAAAATTGTGATAAtcataatattgaaaatgaaGATAATACAAACTTTGAAACTAGCAGTACGCTAGTAATAGAATTGGAGAGCAATAGTAGTGACGATATGATAATGGATTGTAAACCAAAAATGGATTTTATTGCTATTAATAGTAATAACAAAAACCCTGCAAGTTATGCAGATTTATTTGATGATTCAGTTGATGATTCAATGGTAAAATGTAGTCAAGAAattgaacaaaaattgaacttaggtaaagataaaaagaatgaaataataGAATTATCTACAATAAATGAGAAAAACGAATTGTCTTCTACACCTAAAAAGAAGACTTATTGTTTAATCACATCTAATACCTCTAGTGAATGCTCCAAAAGTTTTAATATCTCTAGAACTTCTTTAACTAGTACAAATGGTCATTTAAAAAcatattcaaataattcaaGTAAAACGAATTCTACCATAAATGTTTCAACATTTAATTCCAAGAATATCAGGAATAATGTTACAAATGTATCGCATGGAAAACAAACATTGCAAGATAAGAGTATGTCAGATTTTCCAGATGATTCCTTTGATGACTGTTTGGCAACTTGCATAGAAGATGATAAATTATTGTCTAGATTATCAGAATATGACTTTAATCCTTCAAATTCAGGCCATAATACAAATCACTCCAAAAAAGCATTCAAACTTATTTCTAAtccaataattaataaaaaaatgccAAGTAATTTTGCTACGAAATTAGTAACCCCTAGTAAAAGTAAGCTTTTTACAGATGATTTAGTAGACGAAGTTGAGACTATAACTGATAAAAAAGTaatacaaaattcttttcctagtaaaaattccttagaaaacagaaaattttttaaaacgaaaTGTTTATCAGATCTATGTTCTTATCAAAATAAAAACGCATCAAAAGTCCGTTCATATTCGACTTCATCA ATTAAACGAAAAAGAAGGTGGCAATTGTATTGTTAA